In one window of Myxococcales bacterium DNA:
- a CDS encoding purine-nucleoside phosphorylase, producing MAFLGVTDRLNESVAAIRLRVGGSGTSAASPAVAGPVVGVVLGSGLGSFADSLTNLVKVPYSEIPHFASSKVVGHAGNLCFGTVSGVPVVCMQGRVHLYEGHPVADVVHGARTMAKLGVRCVLVTNAAGGLDPSWAAGDLMLVRDHLNLTGTSPLLGENPEALGPRFPDMSKAYEPALADALRRVAKRATITLREGVYAGLLGPQYETPAEVRMVGALGAQAVGMSTVLEVIALRHMGVAVGAMSCITNLAAGISPTLLDHKEVEATARARRADLATLLSGWIEEAGALYKESKA from the coding sequence ATGGCGTTTTTGGGTGTGACGGACCGTTTGAACGAGAGCGTGGCGGCCATTCGCCTACGAGTCGGCGGCAGCGGAACCAGCGCGGCCAGCCCCGCCGTCGCTGGCCCCGTTGTCGGGGTCGTTCTCGGCAGCGGCTTGGGCTCTTTCGCGGACAGCCTCACGAACCTCGTGAAGGTTCCTTATTCCGAGATTCCCCATTTTGCCTCGTCCAAGGTCGTGGGCCATGCCGGCAACCTGTGCTTCGGCACCGTGTCCGGCGTGCCCGTCGTGTGCATGCAGGGCCGGGTTCACCTCTACGAGGGCCACCCCGTCGCCGACGTCGTGCACGGCGCGCGCACCATGGCGAAGCTCGGCGTTCGCTGCGTGCTCGTCACCAACGCCGCCGGCGGCCTCGACCCGTCTTGGGCGGCCGGCGATCTCATGCTCGTCCGCGACCACTTGAACCTCACGGGCACGTCGCCGCTCTTGGGCGAGAACCCCGAAGCTCTCGGCCCTCGCTTCCCCGACATGTCGAAGGCCTATGAGCCGGCGCTCGCCGACGCGCTCCGCCGCGTCGCGAAGCGTGCAACCATCACGCTTCGCGAGGGCGTCTACGCGGGGCTCCTGGGGCCCCAATACGAGACGCCGGCGGAGGTGCGCATGGTCGGCGCGCTCGGCGCGCAGGCCGTTGGCATGAGCACGGTGCTCGAGGTCATCGCGCTCCGTCACATGGGCGTCGCCGTGGGAGCCATGAGCTGCATCACGAACCTCGCCGCGGGCATCTCGCCGACGTTGCTCGACCACAAGGAGGTCGAAGCGACGGCGCGCGCGCGGCGCGCCGACTTGGCCACGCTGCTCAGCGGCTGGATTGAAGAGGCTGGTGCACTCTACAAGGAGAGTAAAGCGTGA
- a CDS encoding cytidine deaminase, protein MFERLVEAATRARGRAYAPYSRYRVGAAIATESGVLYAGCNVENASFPAGICAERGAIAAMVAAGERKPIACAIVTGGKVPAAPCGMCRQVLVEFARELPILLVGLTTGGEPVKRRVELAKLLPDVFELAPRK, encoded by the coding sequence ATCTTCGAACGACTCGTCGAAGCGGCCACGCGCGCTCGCGGCCGAGCCTACGCGCCGTACTCGCGCTACCGCGTCGGCGCCGCCATCGCGACCGAGAGCGGCGTGCTCTACGCCGGCTGCAACGTGGAAAACGCGTCGTTCCCGGCGGGTATTTGCGCGGAGCGCGGCGCCATCGCTGCGATGGTCGCCGCCGGCGAGAGGAAGCCCATCGCGTGCGCCATCGTGACCGGCGGCAAGGTGCCCGCGGCGCCCTGCGGGATGTGTCGCCAGGTGCTCGTGGAGTTCGCGCGCGAGCTTCCGATCTTGCTCGTGGGCCTGACGACGGGCGGCGAACCGGTGAAAAGGCGCGTGGAGCTCGCCAAGCTCTTGCCCGACGTCTTCGAGCTCGCGCCACGAAAGTAG
- a CDS encoding HEAT repeat domain-containing protein, producing MKSLAFLKPALALAGLCAIALGGRVASSNTEISVGGTTAVYGQVPPDQVEFLSTKERILSVARGGTPSTIWEALEHGERVECMECIPAVAPLLYDDTAETREIAAWWLRRRIFGVFGEGEIYQQTLQVLKSDPAPKRRARAAEALGEFLATPGVDACAEAIAKDGEPLVRAAAARALGRLNDDGKGALSQALVDADKTVRLAALRSAGRINAFNDTTTLVKLTADGDAVVRKRAAEVLGAHRAKDAVGALVNVAQNDADADVRGAACHALGALGDAAARPALEAAAAKDPSTFVRDLAQIALRRL from the coding sequence ATGAAGTCGCTCGCCTTCCTCAAGCCCGCGCTCGCGCTCGCCGGCCTCTGCGCCATCGCCCTCGGCGGACGCGTGGCCAGTTCGAACACCGAAATTTCCGTGGGTGGCACCACGGCGGTCTACGGCCAGGTCCCGCCCGATCAGGTCGAGTTCCTCTCCACGAAAGAGCGCATCCTGAGCGTCGCCCGCGGCGGTACGCCGTCGACCATCTGGGAAGCGTTGGAACACGGCGAGCGCGTCGAGTGCATGGAGTGCATTCCAGCCGTCGCGCCGCTCCTCTACGACGACACCGCCGAGACGCGCGAGATCGCGGCCTGGTGGCTGCGCCGACGCATCTTCGGCGTCTTCGGCGAGGGTGAGATCTACCAGCAGACGCTGCAAGTCCTGAAGAGCGACCCGGCGCCCAAGCGGCGCGCGCGCGCTGCGGAGGCCTTGGGCGAATTCTTGGCCACGCCGGGCGTCGACGCCTGCGCCGAAGCCATCGCCAAAGACGGAGAGCCGCTCGTGCGCGCCGCCGCGGCTCGCGCCCTCGGCCGCTTGAACGACGACGGCAAGGGTGCGCTCTCGCAAGCCCTCGTCGACGCGGACAAGACCGTGCGCCTCGCGGCGCTCCGCTCGGCGGGTCGCATCAACGCGTTCAACGACACGACGACGCTCGTGAAGCTCACGGCCGACGGCGACGCCGTCGTTCGCAAGCGAGCGGCCGAGGTGCTCGGCGCGCACCGGGCCAAAGACGCCGTGGGCGCCCTCGTCAACGTGGCGCAGAACGACGCCGACGCAGACGTTCGCGGCGCCGCGTGCCACGCGCTCGGTGCGCTCGGTGACGCCGCGGCGCGTCCCGCCCTCGAGGCGGCGGCGGCGAAGGATCCCAGCACGTTCGTGCGCGACTTGGCGCAGATCGCGCTGCGACGACTCTGA